Proteins encoded within one genomic window of Cyprinus carpio isolate SPL01 chromosome A15, ASM1834038v1, whole genome shotgun sequence:
- the LOC109077078 gene encoding NLR family CARD domain-containing protein 3-like isoform X2: protein MSNFGDDSDSEVDRIVMDRPPSSYGSMHSDDHEEEIDDFDVSPLKQTTRVRLNRPDSPETAITERTNTNQSSIYKDGLFLRQPIMHTGESPAIHREPSIMEPSELQSDIRTEAAMDEELNDRDTEMNERGVQEQQNESAAMEVQVEQAEATTEEDDFDEIVVQYEEPTDPPPTPPEGFGLQFRHKHSSLTLRHVLTQMVRCLSQLHPGEIAYFKRCLSTHYRFRKNYSTIADLNDPLDVIDKMIEVCGLGETLHLTIRSLQNVGKGSLDGFLRKTCRRAVFLHDLKLAFNRRYYNLYEGRCRPGQQRYISDVYVEPVTVIRGSREPINQENEVKRIPYTIEETRIRAADIFRPLPHEQKPIRTVMMTGIPACGLTVAINKFIIDWMEEKNNQDFQFVFPLPAKELHLGKDGNQSLLELLSSFFAEADDIKFIEKPDCLSLFVINALECCQQNLDFKNNEIITSARTKAPLDTLLTSLIKGTLLPNARVWITSHVTATHRVPPHLIDRYVELRGFTDEKKEEYFTKRTTDPELGRKVYNHMKRSKALEIICHIPLFSWMVAFIFERGFRDPEYGKHPPGITAFYSQYIIVQMNRSFEKYRGCSVEAQNWKDEDKMFIEMMGKMSYRMLLDGRDWFKVEDLTSVNLTYEDLRTRDELTTEVKRRNEDLRTWVFKFVHFTIQEYMAAMYVYVAFRKHGKNVIEPSRMSWFQGANKDRPMIELFRPAVDRALASPTGHLDMFLRFLIGLVTPGTEDNLRGYLLNHYHPKPKAPRMWSNTSTKK from the exons ATGAGTAATTTTGGGGACGATAGCGATTCTGAAGTGGATCG GATCGTGATGGACCGGCCGCCCAGCAGTTACGGCTCCATGCATAGTGACGATCATGAAGAAGAAATTGATGACTTTGATGTATCTCCGCTCAAACAAACAACACG CGTCAGGCTTAATCGCCCAGATTCACCGGAGACCGCGATTACTGAACGTACAAACACAAACCAGTCCAGCATATACAAAGATGGACTGTTCCTGAGACAGCCCATCATGCACACAGGAGAATCTCCTGCAATACACAG AGAGCCCTCGATCATGGAGCCGTCTGAGCTGCAGAGCGACATAAGAACAGAAGCAGCGATGGATGAAGAGCTGAATGACCGAGACACGGAGATGAATGAGAGAGGCGTGCAGGAGCAGCAGAATGAAAGCGCTGCAATGGAGGTGCAGGTGGAGCAGGCAGAGGCAACGACAGAAGAGGACGATTTTGATGAAATTGTTGTACAATATGAAGAACCGACAGATCCTCCTCCTACTCCTCCGGAAGGCTTCGGTCTGCAGTTTAGACACAAACACAGCTCCCTCACACTACGCCATGTGTTAACG CAAATGGTGAGGTGTCTTTCCCAGCTCCATCCAGGAGAGATCGCCTATTTTAAGCGCTGTCTGAGCACTCACTACAGATTCAGGAAGAACTACTCGACAATTGCGGATCTTAATGACCCACTGGATGTGATCGATAAAATGATCGAGGTCTGCGGGCTGGGAGAAACTCTGCATCTCACCATACGCTCCCTCCAAAACGTCGGGAAGGGCAGTCTGGACGGATTCCTAAGGAAGACCTGTAGAAGAG CTGTGTTTCTGCATGACCTGAAATTAGCTTTCAACCGGCGTTATTACAATCTCTACGAAGGCCGATGTCGTCCAGGTCAGCAGCGCTACATCAGCGACGTCTACGTCGAACCCGTGACAGTCATCAGAGGCAGCAGGGAGCCCATCAACCAAGAGAATGAGGTCAAACGGATACCATATACGATCGAGGAGACCCGAATCAGGGCCGCCGACATCTTTCGGCCCCTTCCTCACGAACAGAAACCCATCCGTACGGTCATGATGACGGGAATTCCCGCCTGCGGTCTAACAGTGGCTATTAATAAGTTCATCATTGATTggatggaggaaaaaaacaatCAGGATTTTCAATTCGTGTTTCCGTTGCCGGCGAAGGAGTTGCATCTCGGGAAAGATGGAAATCAGAGCTTGCTAGAGCTGCTCAGCAGTTTTTTCGCAGAAGCCGACGACATTAAGTTCATCGAGAAGCCCGATTGCTTAAGTCTCTTCGTTATTAACGCTCTTGAGTGTTGCCAACAAAACCTGGACTTCAAAAACAACGAAATTATCACAAGTGCCAGGACGAAAGCGCCGTTAGACACTCTTCTCACCAGCTTAATAAAAGGCACGTTGCTTCCGAACGCCCGGGTTTGGATCACCAGCCACGTCACTGCCACCCACCGAGTTCCTCCGCATCTAATCGACAGATATGTAGAGTTAAGAGGATTCACGGATGAGAAGAAGGAAGAGTACTTCACCAAGAGAACCACCGACCCTGAGCTCGGGAGGAAGGTTTATAACCACATGAAGCGCTCCAAAGCCCTTGAGATCATCTGCCACATTCCTCTCTTCAGCTGGATGGTGGCGTTCATCTTCGAACGAGGGTTTCGAGATCCCGAGTACGGCAAACACCCACCTGGCATCACGGCGTTTTATTCGCAGTACATCATCGTGCAGATGAACCGCTCGTTCGAGAAGTACCGCGGCTGCAGCGTCGAGGCCCAGAATTGGAAGGATGAAGATAAGATGTTTATTGAGATGATGGGGAAAATGTCATATCGGATGCTTCTAGATGGACGGGACTGGTTTAAGGTGGAGGATCTGACCTCTGTTAACCTGACATATGAAGATTTGAGGACTCGGGATGAATTAACCACCGAGGTCAAACGAAGAAACGAAGACTTGCGCACGTGGGTCTTCAAGTTTGTTCACTTTACTATTCAGGAATACATGGCCGCGATGTATGTGTACGTGGCGTTTAGAAAACACGGGAAAAATGTGATCGAACCAAGCAGAATGTCTTGGTTTCAGGGCGCGAACAAGGATCGGCCTATGATCGAGCTCTTCCGTCCTGCGGTCGACCGCGCGCTGGCGTCTCCGACCGGTCATCTGGACATGTTCCTGCGGTTCCTGATCGGATTGGTGACTCCAGGAACTGAGGATAACCTGCGCGGATACCTGCTCAATCACTACCACCCCAAACCAAAGGCACCGAGGATGTGGTCaaatacatcaacaaaaaaatga
- the LOC109077078 gene encoding NLR family CARD domain-containing protein 3-like isoform X1 has translation MSNFGDDSDSEVDRIVMDRPPSSYGSMHSDDHEEEIDDFDVSPLKQTTRVRLNRPDSPETAITERTNTNQSSIYKDGLFLRQPIMHTGESPAIHSINREPSIMEPSELQSDIRTEAAMDEELNDRDTEMNERGVQEQQNESAAMEVQVEQAEATTEEDDFDEIVVQYEEPTDPPPTPPEGFGLQFRHKHSSLTLRHVLTQMVRCLSQLHPGEIAYFKRCLSTHYRFRKNYSTIADLNDPLDVIDKMIEVCGLGETLHLTIRSLQNVGKGSLDGFLRKTCRRAVFLHDLKLAFNRRYYNLYEGRCRPGQQRYISDVYVEPVTVIRGSREPINQENEVKRIPYTIEETRIRAADIFRPLPHEQKPIRTVMMTGIPACGLTVAINKFIIDWMEEKNNQDFQFVFPLPAKELHLGKDGNQSLLELLSSFFAEADDIKFIEKPDCLSLFVINALECCQQNLDFKNNEIITSARTKAPLDTLLTSLIKGTLLPNARVWITSHVTATHRVPPHLIDRYVELRGFTDEKKEEYFTKRTTDPELGRKVYNHMKRSKALEIICHIPLFSWMVAFIFERGFRDPEYGKHPPGITAFYSQYIIVQMNRSFEKYRGCSVEAQNWKDEDKMFIEMMGKMSYRMLLDGRDWFKVEDLTSVNLTYEDLRTRDELTTEVKRRNEDLRTWVFKFVHFTIQEYMAAMYVYVAFRKHGKNVIEPSRMSWFQGANKDRPMIELFRPAVDRALASPTGHLDMFLRFLIGLVTPGTEDNLRGYLLNHYHPKPKAPRMWSNTSTKK, from the exons ATGAGTAATTTTGGGGACGATAGCGATTCTGAAGTGGATCG GATCGTGATGGACCGGCCGCCCAGCAGTTACGGCTCCATGCATAGTGACGATCATGAAGAAGAAATTGATGACTTTGATGTATCTCCGCTCAAACAAACAACACG CGTCAGGCTTAATCGCCCAGATTCACCGGAGACCGCGATTACTGAACGTACAAACACAAACCAGTCCAGCATATACAAAGATGGACTGTTCCTGAGACAGCCCATCATGCACACAGGAGAATCTCCTGCAATACACAG CATTAACAGAGAGCCCTCGATCATGGAGCCGTCTGAGCTGCAGAGCGACATAAGAACAGAAGCAGCGATGGATGAAGAGCTGAATGACCGAGACACGGAGATGAATGAGAGAGGCGTGCAGGAGCAGCAGAATGAAAGCGCTGCAATGGAGGTGCAGGTGGAGCAGGCAGAGGCAACGACAGAAGAGGACGATTTTGATGAAATTGTTGTACAATATGAAGAACCGACAGATCCTCCTCCTACTCCTCCGGAAGGCTTCGGTCTGCAGTTTAGACACAAACACAGCTCCCTCACACTACGCCATGTGTTAACG CAAATGGTGAGGTGTCTTTCCCAGCTCCATCCAGGAGAGATCGCCTATTTTAAGCGCTGTCTGAGCACTCACTACAGATTCAGGAAGAACTACTCGACAATTGCGGATCTTAATGACCCACTGGATGTGATCGATAAAATGATCGAGGTCTGCGGGCTGGGAGAAACTCTGCATCTCACCATACGCTCCCTCCAAAACGTCGGGAAGGGCAGTCTGGACGGATTCCTAAGGAAGACCTGTAGAAGAG CTGTGTTTCTGCATGACCTGAAATTAGCTTTCAACCGGCGTTATTACAATCTCTACGAAGGCCGATGTCGTCCAGGTCAGCAGCGCTACATCAGCGACGTCTACGTCGAACCCGTGACAGTCATCAGAGGCAGCAGGGAGCCCATCAACCAAGAGAATGAGGTCAAACGGATACCATATACGATCGAGGAGACCCGAATCAGGGCCGCCGACATCTTTCGGCCCCTTCCTCACGAACAGAAACCCATCCGTACGGTCATGATGACGGGAATTCCCGCCTGCGGTCTAACAGTGGCTATTAATAAGTTCATCATTGATTggatggaggaaaaaaacaatCAGGATTTTCAATTCGTGTTTCCGTTGCCGGCGAAGGAGTTGCATCTCGGGAAAGATGGAAATCAGAGCTTGCTAGAGCTGCTCAGCAGTTTTTTCGCAGAAGCCGACGACATTAAGTTCATCGAGAAGCCCGATTGCTTAAGTCTCTTCGTTATTAACGCTCTTGAGTGTTGCCAACAAAACCTGGACTTCAAAAACAACGAAATTATCACAAGTGCCAGGACGAAAGCGCCGTTAGACACTCTTCTCACCAGCTTAATAAAAGGCACGTTGCTTCCGAACGCCCGGGTTTGGATCACCAGCCACGTCACTGCCACCCACCGAGTTCCTCCGCATCTAATCGACAGATATGTAGAGTTAAGAGGATTCACGGATGAGAAGAAGGAAGAGTACTTCACCAAGAGAACCACCGACCCTGAGCTCGGGAGGAAGGTTTATAACCACATGAAGCGCTCCAAAGCCCTTGAGATCATCTGCCACATTCCTCTCTTCAGCTGGATGGTGGCGTTCATCTTCGAACGAGGGTTTCGAGATCCCGAGTACGGCAAACACCCACCTGGCATCACGGCGTTTTATTCGCAGTACATCATCGTGCAGATGAACCGCTCGTTCGAGAAGTACCGCGGCTGCAGCGTCGAGGCCCAGAATTGGAAGGATGAAGATAAGATGTTTATTGAGATGATGGGGAAAATGTCATATCGGATGCTTCTAGATGGACGGGACTGGTTTAAGGTGGAGGATCTGACCTCTGTTAACCTGACATATGAAGATTTGAGGACTCGGGATGAATTAACCACCGAGGTCAAACGAAGAAACGAAGACTTGCGCACGTGGGTCTTCAAGTTTGTTCACTTTACTATTCAGGAATACATGGCCGCGATGTATGTGTACGTGGCGTTTAGAAAACACGGGAAAAATGTGATCGAACCAAGCAGAATGTCTTGGTTTCAGGGCGCGAACAAGGATCGGCCTATGATCGAGCTCTTCCGTCCTGCGGTCGACCGCGCGCTGGCGTCTCCGACCGGTCATCTGGACATGTTCCTGCGGTTCCTGATCGGATTGGTGACTCCAGGAACTGAGGATAACCTGCGCGGATACCTGCTCAATCACTACCACCCCAAACCAAAGGCACCGAGGATGTGGTCaaatacatcaacaaaaaaatga